The following are encoded together in the Desulfovibrio desulfuricans DSM 642 genome:
- a CDS encoding ABC transporter ATP-binding protein: protein MSCIQTRGLAYGQISYRDLDIEEGKATFISGPSGCGKSTLLRLFNKTLAPTAGTVLYQGQDMAQTDSIALRREVLLAGQSVFLFEGTVGENFDAFCEARESAILATENKLKFLRLCCANFPLDAPCVHLSGGERQRVFLAICLSFLPKVLMLDEPTSALDQETAERFMAQVLAFCRERAMTVVAVSHDPALTGRHAENIISLRAEAE, encoded by the coding sequence ATGTCCTGTATACAGACACGCGGTCTTGCCTACGGCCAGATATCCTACAGGGATCTGGACATTGAAGAGGGCAAGGCCACATTTATCAGCGGCCCCAGCGGCTGTGGCAAAAGTACGCTGCTGCGGCTGTTCAACAAAACTCTGGCCCCTACGGCAGGCACGGTGCTGTATCAGGGACAGGACATGGCCCAGACGGACAGCATCGCCCTGCGGCGCGAGGTCCTGCTGGCAGGGCAATCCGTGTTTCTTTTTGAAGGCACTGTGGGCGAGAATTTTGACGCCTTTTGCGAAGCCAGAGAATCTGCCATCCTTGCAACGGAAAACAAGCTGAAATTTCTGCGCCTGTGCTGCGCCAATTTTCCGCTGGATGCGCCCTGCGTGCATCTTTCCGGCGGTGAACGCCAGCGCGTGTTTCTGGCCATCTGCCTTTCATTCCTGCCCAAGGTGCTGATGCTGGATGAACCCACCTCAGCCCTGGATCAGGAAACGGCAGAGCGCTTTATGGCGCAGGTGCTGGCCTTTTGCCGCGAGCGCGCCATGACCGTGGTAGCCGTGAGCCATGATCCCGCCCTGACCGGGCGGCATGCGGAAAACATCATCAGCCTGCGGGCAGAGGCGGAATAA
- a CDS encoding ABC transporter permease — translation MNGVAQIQLGSFLLVYVLLLVVLAVMKKCRISQTKLLVLASARMTLQLIAAGYALTFLFEHPHPLLTMGYLFILVFFTIYLVLSRNKRLNPRFRVIVSVSIASCGLGIIIFFVTCIVGQSVFDPQYLIPISGMLMGNALTGVSLGLKSFWNGLEGQRARVEALLNIGATPEKVLFPFVCQALETALVPTLNSMLGMGIVVLPGMMTGQILSGTAPTTAILYQITIMVAICACVCLCCFCSLYFGYRTLWNAQKQVVF, via the coding sequence ATGAACGGCGTTGCCCAGATTCAGTTAGGCTCGTTTTTGCTCGTCTATGTGCTCTTGCTGGTAGTGCTGGCGGTTATGAAAAAATGCCGTATCAGCCAGACCAAACTGCTGGTGCTGGCAAGCGCGCGCATGACCTTGCAGCTCATTGCCGCAGGCTACGCGCTGACTTTTCTTTTCGAGCATCCTCACCCGCTGCTCACCATGGGCTATCTGTTCATACTGGTGTTTTTTACCATTTATCTGGTGCTTTCGCGCAACAAAAGACTCAACCCGCGCTTTCGGGTAATAGTGTCTGTTTCCATTGCCAGTTGCGGGCTGGGCATCATCATATTTTTCGTGACCTGTATTGTGGGGCAGAGCGTGTTTGATCCGCAATACCTCATCCCCATCAGCGGCATGCTCATGGGCAATGCGCTCACGGGCGTTTCGCTGGGCCTCAAGTCGTTCTGGAACGGCCTTGAGGGGCAGCGGGCGCGTGTGGAGGCGCTGCTGAACATCGGCGCCACGCCGGAAAAGGTTCTCTTTCCCTTTGTGTGCCAGGCGCTGGAAACCGCCCTCGTGCCTACGCTCAACTCCATGCTGGGCATGGGTATAGTGGTGCTGCCCGGCATGATGACAGGCCAGATACTTTCCGGCACCGCTCCCACCACTGCCATCCTGTACCAGATAACCATCATGGTGGCTATTTGCGCCTGCGTGTGCCTGTGCTGTTTCTGCTCGCTCTATTTTGGCTACAGAACGCTCTGGAACGCGCAAAAACAGGTGGTTTTCTAG
- a CDS encoding TIGR01777 family oxidoreductase: MHVLILGGTGFVGRYMATALMRQGLTVSVVSRRAGKDGNGPRRVVWNGWDGAALAGLLDGIDAIINLQGENIGGGRWTPERKQAIVNSRVETGQALCVALRLRKEQSQQAPATLLQASASGYYGLWQNSAPPCDEGAPSGTGFLAETCRQWEQSTVPVEALGIRRCVLRFAPVLGKKADGTPGGFLERMLPPFRMFVGGPLGSGKQPFCWTHLEDVTGAAALLLQRPDLAGTFNICAPRTPSMSEFTRALGKACGRPSWLPVPAPILRLMLGQMADELLLAGQNPVPARLQAAGYAFHQPDLESALRSVLR, from the coding sequence ATGCATGTTCTCATTCTGGGCGGCACAGGCTTTGTGGGGCGATACATGGCAACGGCGCTCATGCGCCAGGGCCTCACCGTAAGCGTGGTTTCACGCAGGGCGGGCAAGGACGGCAACGGCCCGCGGCGCGTGGTCTGGAACGGCTGGGATGGAGCTGCCCTGGCCGGATTGCTGGACGGCATCGATGCCATCATCAATCTGCAAGGCGAGAATATCGGCGGAGGCCGCTGGACGCCGGAGCGCAAGCAGGCCATTGTGAACAGCCGGGTAGAAACCGGGCAAGCCTTGTGCGTTGCCCTGCGCCTGCGCAAGGAACAATCCCAGCAAGCGCCTGCAACCCTCTTGCAGGCTTCGGCCAGCGGATATTACGGACTGTGGCAAAACAGCGCGCCGCCCTGCGATGAAGGTGCGCCTTCCGGCACGGGATTTCTGGCCGAAACCTGCCGCCAGTGGGAGCAGAGCACCGTGCCCGTTGAAGCATTGGGCATCCGCCGTTGCGTGTTGCGCTTTGCCCCGGTGCTGGGCAAAAAGGCGGATGGAACCCCCGGCGGATTTCTGGAACGCATGCTGCCGCCCTTCCGCATGTTTGTGGGCGGGCCTCTGGGTTCAGGCAAACAGCCCTTCTGCTGGACGCACCTTGAAGACGTGACCGGAGCCGCCGCCCTGCTGCTGCAAAGACCCGACCTTGCGGGCACGTTCAACATCTGCGCGCCGCGCACCCCCAGCATGAGCGAATTTACCCGCGCCCTTGGCAAGGCCTGCGGCAGGCCCTCGTGGCTGCCCGTGCCCGCACCGATACTGCGCCTGATGCTGGGCCAGATGGCAGATGAACTGCTGCTCGCAGGGCAGAACCCTGTTCCGGCGCGCTTGCAGGCTGCTGGCTATGCCTTTCACCAGCCGGATCTTGAATCAGCCCTGCGGAGTGTGCTCCGCTAG